One Bdellovibrionota bacterium DNA window includes the following coding sequences:
- a CDS encoding c-type cytochrome has translation MKSLVVVLGVLFASSAMAQDKLASQKALFDKYCKKCHAEDGSGKKPTGEWLPVVKTLKLEKPEMLSIISDEAKKKTDDDIKKMILEGKDKMKATKATPEEAIELVAYVRHLQGGTK, from the coding sequence ATGAAATCGCTTGTTGTGGTTTTGGGTGTTCTTTTCGCGTCGAGTGCCATGGCGCAAGACAAACTCGCCTCGCAGAAGGCGTTGTTCGATAAGTATTGCAAGAAATGTCATGCCGAGGATGGGAGTGGGAAAAAGCCCACCGGTGAATGGCTGCCGGTCGTAAAGACGCTTAAATTGGAAAAGCCGGAAATGTTGAGCATCATCTCGGATGAAGCCAAGAAGAAGACGGACGACGACATCAAGAAAATGATCCTGGAAGGAAAAGACAAGATGAAGGCGACCAAAGCGACGCCGGAAGAGGCGATTGAACTGGTCGCATACGTTCGTCATTTGCAGGGCGGCACGAAGTAA
- a CDS encoding cytochrome c3 family protein: MTRPTYILFFLAVLMSGCGHDSPGENYGDIINSPQSLILTEEEHQPGWQRSDCFGCHLPKNIHQSNQSSLAGIDLDAIQEIVRTQGEAACAGCHGTNGL; this comes from the coding sequence TTGACCCGCCCAACGTACATCCTTTTCTTCCTCGCGGTCCTCATGAGCGGCTGCGGTCATGACAGTCCGGGCGAAAATTATGGAGACATTATTAACTCGCCGCAGTCGTTGATTCTCACGGAAGAAGAGCATCAGCCGGGGTGGCAGCGTTCAGATTGCTTCGGGTGCCACCTTCCGAAGAACATCCACCAGAGTAATCAGAGTTCGCTTGCCGGGATCGATCTGGACGCGATACAGGAAATCGTCCGCACACAGGGCGAGGCCGCCTGCGCCGGTTGCCACGGCACAAACGGCCTCTAA
- a CDS encoding cytochrome c3 family protein: MFISKLRQHFFWIAPIAVTIIGGCVRTGDWRQVTPKQTVHPSILFNHAVHAPVIQEKNLHCLSCHPQRDALKPLVITSEAGPVWKCHDCHRKPEMAAQATQRCFLCHKDVRPLIPADHRLDWTQRHAVFARLDEFSCATCHDRSSCVDCHMQRDSILQTVHPRTFLYVHSVEARANPHSCGSCHQIQFCRDCHTKKGISF; this comes from the coding sequence ATGTTTATTTCTAAACTACGCCAACATTTTTTCTGGATCGCGCCGATCGCCGTTACGATCATCGGCGGATGCGTCCGCACCGGGGACTGGCGCCAGGTCACACCCAAGCAAACCGTTCATCCATCCATTTTGTTTAACCACGCCGTTCATGCGCCTGTAATTCAGGAGAAGAATCTCCATTGCTTGAGCTGTCATCCGCAGCGCGACGCCCTAAAACCGCTCGTAATAACGAGCGAAGCCGGCCCGGTATGGAAGTGCCATGACTGTCATCGCAAACCGGAGATGGCCGCGCAGGCCACCCAAAGATGTTTTCTCTGTCACAAGGATGTCCGGCCGCTAATCCCGGCGGACCATCGTCTCGATTGGACGCAGCGGCACGCCGTCTTCGCCCGATTGGACGAGTTTTCCTGCGCCACGTGCCACGATCGATCGAGCTGTGTCGATTGCCACATGCAGCGTGATTCGATCCTTCAGACCGTCCATCCGCGCACGTTCCTTTACGTCCATTCCGTCGAAGCGCGGGCGAATCCTCATTCGTGCGGTTCGTGCCATCAGATTCAGTTTTGCCGGGATTGCCATACGAAGAAAGGAATCTCCTTTTGA
- a CDS encoding cytochrome c3 family protein: MIKEMRARHPLGLWSLIFTLLSVSPALAEKEKPKSGCIAEGCHAVLMNAKVVHSAIEDGACDGCHTPSEGSSPDQAGAKHKFEKIDVGQACGDCHEAAKDKSIHKPYGEAKCTACHNPHSSDQPALLREESPALCQPCHEKIAAISSRGSSDHLVADGKLACLSCHEGHLSKIPKLLRKSPKELCLGCHNKEISTPQGTLVDIAGKLTDKKATVHDPVADGCVSCHNPHGSELPRLLVRSYPTAWYGNPSISAYGLCFECHEAAGFEAKETEEGTAFRNGKKNLHAVHILNDPLGRSCSACHDVHAAAGEHLIPSQVPFFGFLVPTNFKTAENGGSCFPGCHEARAYDRLEAVPLSKPDSGHPKP; this comes from the coding sequence ATGATCAAAGAAATGCGCGCTCGGCATCCATTGGGGTTGTGGAGTCTTATTTTCACGTTGCTGAGTGTTTCCCCGGCGCTGGCGGAAAAGGAGAAACCTAAGAGCGGCTGTATCGCCGAGGGATGCCATGCCGTTCTCATGAACGCGAAAGTCGTGCATTCGGCGATCGAGGATGGCGCATGCGACGGATGCCATACACCTTCGGAGGGGAGCAGTCCCGACCAGGCGGGTGCCAAACATAAATTCGAGAAGATCGACGTCGGCCAGGCCTGCGGAGATTGCCATGAGGCCGCGAAAGACAAATCGATTCACAAGCCGTACGGCGAAGCGAAGTGCACCGCTTGCCACAATCCGCACTCGTCCGACCAGCCGGCTTTGTTGCGGGAAGAGTCGCCGGCACTTTGCCAGCCATGCCACGAAAAGATCGCCGCAATTTCCTCGCGAGGTTCGAGCGATCATCTGGTGGCCGACGGAAAACTCGCCTGCCTGAGCTGTCACGAAGGTCACCTGTCGAAAATACCGAAACTTCTCCGAAAATCGCCGAAAGAACTCTGCTTGGGATGTCACAACAAGGAAATCTCGACACCTCAGGGAACTCTGGTCGATATCGCCGGTAAGCTCACCGACAAAAAAGCGACCGTCCATGACCCCGTCGCCGATGGGTGCGTCTCTTGCCATAATCCGCATGGGAGCGAACTCCCGCGGCTCCTCGTCCGTTCGTATCCGACGGCCTGGTACGGCAATCCATCGATTTCTGCGTACGGCCTCTGTTTTGAGTGCCATGAAGCGGCCGGTTTTGAAGCCAAGGAGACCGAGGAGGGGACGGCGTTTCGAAACGGCAAGAAAAATCTCCATGCGGTCCACATCTTGAACGATCCGCTGGGCCGCTCCTGTTCCGCCTGCCACGACGTGCATGCGGCGGCGGGAGAGCACCTCATTCCGTCGCAAGTTCCCTTTTTCGGTTTCTTGGTTCCCACGAATTTCAAGACGGCGGAGAACGGCGGCAGCTGTTTCCCGGGTTGCCATGAAGCGAGAGCCTACGATCGCTTGGAGGCTGTGCCTCTATCTAAGCCGGACTCGGGACACCCGAAACCTTAA